One window of the Rhipicephalus sanguineus isolate Rsan-2018 chromosome 4, BIME_Rsan_1.4, whole genome shotgun sequence genome contains the following:
- the LOC119388721 gene encoding protein D3: MARRSSATSTTRAAVVVATIVLALLAHSACGVKELDKKQLALIAKAESSKLAPDLIETIPRGIFEAKFKSGEIAMGNHFTPEQASSAPSGIDFPRTAGYTYAIAMLDPDAPSRSDPKFRPILHWLVVNLDAGDAKAPVDYKKGTELFRYRGPKPPMGSGPHRYAFLAYKQYKHIDMPQTLIVPYDKRKNFNITKFAKEHSLGNPIAINYFLAEDAYVDGVTPMLSWLTIIALALVGLLCRVMLMYY, translated from the coding sequence ATGGCGCGCCGGAGCAGTGCCACCAGCACGACTCGGGCCGCAGTCGTCGTCGCGACCATCGTGCTGGCCCTCCTGGCGCATTCCGCGTGCGGCGTCAAGGAGCTAGACAAGAAGCAGCTCGCACTCATCGCAAAGGCCGAAAGCAGTAAGCTCGCGCCGGACCTGATCGAGACGATACCGCGAGGCATCTTCGAGGCGAAATTCAAGTCGGGCGAGATCGCCATGGGTAATCACTTCACCCCGGAGCAGGCGTCCAGCGCGCCGTCGGGCATCGACTTCCCGAGAACCGCGGGCTACACATACGCGATAGCCATGCTGGACCCCGACGCGCCCAGCAGGTCGGACCCCAAGTTTCGGCCCATCCTCCACTGGCTCGTGGTCAACTTGGATGCGGGAGACGCCAAGGCGCCCGTTGACTACAAGAAGGGAACCGAGCTGTTCAGGTACCGCGGTCCCAAACCTCCGATGGGATCGGGCCCGCACCGGTACGCCTTCCTGgcgtacaagcagtacaagcacatCGACATGCCCCAAACGCTGATCGTGCCGTACGACAAGAGGAAAAACTTCAACATCACCAAGTTCGCCAAGGAACACAGCTTGGGCAATCCCATAGCGATAAATTACTTTCTCGCCGAGGACGCGTACGTGGACGGAGTGACCCCGATGCTGTCCTGGTTGACCATCATCGCTCTGGCGCTAGTTGGACTCCTCTGCCGCGTCATGTTGATGTATTACTAA
- the LOC119388722 gene encoding protein D2, whose translation MATTEVGQKPAPQRSKSPATSPPPTKSLSAATLGAMEALVPDVIPKPAKQVLAVKFKNGVEAHMGNTLTCDQTSAAPESISFKGPSSAFYTVVMVDPDAPSRSSARLRYWRHWLVLNVPNSCDVKAGDTVTQYAGPSPPKGTGPHRYALIVYSQGTNRITERDASVPDARGMFNLNHFVTQNKLGDPLAVNYFVCERS comes from the coding sequence ATGGCCACCACCGAGGTCGGCCAGAAGCCCGCCCCGCAGCGCTCAAAGTCGCCGGCAACGTCGCCGCCGCCGACGAAGTCCCTTTCGGCGGCCACGCTGGGCGCCATGGAGGCCCTCGTACCGGACGTGATCCCAAAGCCCGCCAAGCAGGTGCTCGCCGTCAAATTCAAGAACGGCGTCGAGGCTCACATGGGAAACACGCTCACCTGCGACCAGACGAGCGCGGCGCCCGAGAGCATCTCGTTCAAGGGGCCCTCCAGTGCCTTCTACACGGTCGTCATGGTCGACCCGGACGCGCCGAGCCGTTCCTCCGCGCGGCTCCGCTACTGGCGCCACTGGCTCGTCCTGAACGTGCCCAACAGCTGCGACGTCAAGGCCGGGGACACGGTTACACAATACGCCGGACCGAGCCCACCCAAAGGAACGGGCCCGCATCGTTACGCGTTGATAGTGTACTCCCAGGGTACCAACCGCATCACCGAGAGGGACGCCAGCGTGCCGGACGCCCGCGGAATGTTCAACCTGAACCATTTCGTCACCCAAAACAAGCTCGGAGACCCGCTGGCCGTCAACTACTTCGTTTGCGAGAGGTCGTAG
- the LOC125758211 gene encoding protein D1-like, protein MASSQWSRPAGLVLVLSLVVHPSRRVLVAGQESDVKERLANLVYDGIVEDLTHFAPVDVLYVYYKRGVNVAMGNTLSVSNTSRQTEDVSFNASPDNYYTVMLVDLDAPSRSQPSLRSYRQWLVVNVPATMNLLDGTTVTEYIGPRPAHDTGLHRLVFLVYSQGMRRLNAHDLVDSARSQFDVRAFANANDLGDPIGINYFLVEVRSARPRAGLAATAHSITADGLLRMLSLVSLGQLATRWACAVTISGTLLHCF, encoded by the exons ATGGCGTCGTCTCAGTGGAGTCGCCCAGCAGGGCTCGTCCTCGTGCTGTCCCTGGTCGTCCACCCATCGCGTCGCGTCCTCGTCGCGGGCCAGGAATCCGATGTCAAGGAGAGATTGGCCAACCTGGTGTACGACGGCATCGTCGAGGATCTCACGCACTTCGCGCCCGTCGACGTGCTCTACGTCTACTACAAGAGGGGCGTCAACGTCGCGATGGGCAACACGCTGAGCGTCTCAAACACGTCGCGTCAGACGGAGGACGTGAGCTTTAACGCGTCGCCCGACAACTACTACACCGTCATGCTGGTCGACTTGGACGCGCCGAGCAGGTCTCAGCCCAGCCTGCGCAGCTACCGCCAGTGGCTCGTCGTCAACGTGCCGGCTACGATGAACCTTCTGGATGGAACGACCGTCACGGAGTACATCGGTCCCCGGCCCGCTCACGACACCGGACTGCATCGTTTGGTGTTCCTTGTATACTCGCAG GGCATGCGACGCCTGAACGCGCACGATCTGGTGGACAGTGCGCGTTCGCAGTTCGACGTGCGCGCTTTCGCCAACGCCAACGACCTCGGTGATCCGATCGGTATCAACTACTTTCTCGTCGAGGTGCGCTCGGCCAGGCCTCGAGCAGGACTCGCGGCAACAGCACACTCCATCACAGCTGACGGACTACTACGAATGCTTTCGCTGGTCTCGCTGGGCCAACTAGCCACGCGATGGGCTTGCGCCGTGACGATATCTGGAACACTTTTGCACTGTTTCTGA